Part of the Peptostreptococcaceae bacterium genome is shown below.
AAAACAATGTATCAATCATCAGACTTGAAAAACTAAGTGGCATCAGGCAAACGGCAAAGACAAGCCGTAAAAATGAAAAAAATCTGCACACTTGGTCATTCTATCGATTAGCTGCTTTCATTGAGTACAAGGCCGCACTAGCAGGTATTCGAGTTGAATATGTCAATCCGGCATACACAAGTCAAATTTGTCCTGTCTGCGGAAAGAAAAATAAAGCTAAAGGTAGAAATTACACCTGTAAGTGTGGGTACCAATCTCACAGAGACTTAGTCGGTGCAATCAATATCATTGATGCACCTGTGATAGCCGGAGCTGCGTAGCAGCAGGCTTTCAGCCCATGCGACTACATGTCCTGGCATGGGACGAGGTGATGACACACCTCATAACTCGAAGTCATACTTGCCTACCGGAAACGGACTGGCATTTAATCATTCGAGAATCCTCCGGATTTATCCGTGGGGAGTGTCAAGTGATTGAATTATTTTAAAACCTATTTAAATGAATCCACCGAGGGATCCCCAAGAAAATATTACAGCCTAGCGGAGCTAGGAGATACAACAAGAATAGAACTTGCGGCGGTGTGGTATAATTTAATTAAAAAGGTTAACCGCATGATAATTTTAAAAAACAGAGGCATTAAAATATAAAAACAAAGGAAAGTGATTCTAATGGATTATAGAAAAGAACTCAAAAACACAAAAAGAATCGTCGTCAAGCTTGGAACCTCAACCCTTACTCATCCAAACGGAAGGCTTAATTTCGGAAGAATAGACCTTATTGCAAGAATTTTGTCGGATCTTCAAAACAAGGGACTCGAGATTGTGCTGGTGACATCAGGCGCAATAGCTACAGGTGCCATACGCCTGGACATGAAGGAAAAACCAACGGACCTTCCCGGAAAACAGGCTGCCGCTGCCATAGGCCAGGCTGTTCTGATGAGAATATACGAGAAATTTTTCCAAACCTATAACCAGGTTGTA
Proteins encoded:
- a CDS encoding transposase, whose product is NNVSIIRLEKLSGIRQTAKTSRKNEKNLHTWSFYRLAAFIEYKAALAGIRVEYVNPAYTSQICPVCGKKNKAKGRNYTCKCGYQSHRDLVGAINIIDAPVIAGAA